Genomic DNA from Setaria italica strain Yugu1 chromosome V, Setaria_italica_v2.0, whole genome shotgun sequence:
CAGCATGTCAGGACTCATGAATCAgtcaaatataaaaaaaaaagtgtggaACTTAGCCAAAATACATTGCAGAAGCGGAAAAGAAGTTCTTCAAAAACTACAAAATAGCTAGGCGTTTGAAATTGCTGTTATATTTTAGGTTACTGGGAATTCAAGTATATGTGGTCCTTTCAGTAACAGTGACGAGATATTTTCAAAATGCTAGTACATACTGGTTCAGACACTAATAATTGGACCGCACAGACTGTACAACACCTGATACGGACTTATTTAGTTCGCTTTGGAAGCAAAATACGCCCCATTTTATTAACTCAAAATTACAATTAGATGGCTATAACAGTGAGAACATTTTTTCAATCTATGCCAGGAGCTGAAAACCCATGTACTTGTTACTCAAAACCATAACAATAGCAAATAGAGAATATAGATTTTTCACAAATAACATCACATGTGATCTTTTTTAGAAACTTTATGGGTTCTAAGAATGCTTATTCATATTCAAGGCATAACAATTTGACAGAGAGTGAATATAGATTTTTCACTATTAACATCACATGTAATGGATATACTTCTAAAACTCAAGAGATGGAATTTTCAATTGTAGATTTATAGATGTTAGTTGATAAAGATTCTGCTgctaagaaaagaaagaagaaatccAGACAGTACCACACAACATCATGGCAGCAAATGTATCATGCATGCACGGTATGAGAAGTAGGGGGAAATGGTGTTCACCTGCATCTAAGGAACTCCTCAGCTGCTGCAAACAACAAATGAACCCCTTTGTCTTTGGAAGAAGGACATGTTCTAGCTTAGGCAAACCGTGCTCTGAAGCATACTCTTGACTCTTGATGCATTTCTTCTCACTAATATAGAATCAGCAATCAGCAACCAAATATAGGAAAAGAGGAAGAATCATGCACATTCAATAAAATGACAAGCAATACATAGAAGCAATGTAAAAATGGATGACCACATATAATATTGGTTTGGTAATCAGTAACTATTGAAATTTGAGACATTAAATATATGTGATGAAGTACATATTCAGTCATGCATGTGGATTACACAAATATACAAACAAAGAATTTCAAAGATGATTATGCCCTTACGTATAATCTGTGCCTTCAGGGAAAACCGCCAACCAGATAGGATCTCTGGGGTTCTTAAATTTTGATAGTTTGTTCTGGATAATTGCTTCATCAATCTCCCATTTCCGTTCTACCGGAATAAACTCAAAAATGTGAAATGCCCAGCTAAAAATAGGCAACTTCATCAAGCTGCTCTTAAGTATGTACTTGATATATCCTAAATGCCCTTTCCTCAATGCAAGATCCCACAAGTACATCCAATCAACCTCAGTCCTGTGGTTAGCAAATATCAATACACGCCTTTTTGGAATCACATTTTCACCAGAGAAGACAACCTTGGTTTTGTTTATCTTCTCAAACAAGAATGGCCATAAAGATAACCACATTCCAAACAGAAAGGAAGTCGCCTTTCGGCTGTAATGCACGCTGAACAGCCGCACAACAAAAGTAGTAATAGGGGCCAAGTAAACTATCAACAGGAATGCTGTTGACAGTATAACAGCTACACATGCTACACCACGGCATTGCCTCATGGGGGTCAATGGACGGTGCTTTGGTCCATTGTTCAGAATGGGTCGGCTAACATGATGCACTTCCTCCTCTCCACTGACATGATGCTCTTGGGAACCATTTGAACCATTCATCTTTCACGACTAAGACTGAATCCTTAGCacaattcaaaatttcaaaacaGGGCTAAAACCCAGCACCGTTGATTATCTAAACATCATGAAGGGTAGGAGAAACGAGAACTGCAAAAAAGTCAACATTACTGATCAGATGTTAGCATACTGTTGCTATTTAAGACTTAAGTTAGCATAATTTACTTGAAAGAAACGCTATCACTTTAAGTCAGTTTCATCAGAAGGTTAGCAATATTGCAAGGTGACCTCCAATCACACCCAAAAATAATCTACCATTACGGGACATAACAACACCATCTGCCATGCATATCAGCAGGAAAACACAAGATTCACATACACAAACCCAGAATTTCCCATTATCTCATCTTCTCTGTAACTCTGCATGAGGCTGCACAATCGCAAACACGTGGCTGTATGGGTGAGTATCTAGCGAGTACCGACAAATTTCCACTTTTCCATCAAATCTGAACTCTCAAGGTGATTGGTAGCTTTAGTGTATCAGTGTGAGTTTAGAAACGCCATCAAATACAGCAGTTAATGCCCTCAAATAATACAGAGTTATTGCGCTGGTTCAACAGCTTGCAGCTCACTAAATCCTAGCTCCAATTGGGAAGACTATATGAAAACAACCACCCAGAATATGAAACTCAACCGCTCAGCTGACGGCTACCAAACTATCAGCTCTCGTCGCAATTGATGCCTTTAGAGCATCTGCACGGGTCGCGACACTCCATCAGATACAACAATTATTGCACAAGTCATCACCCAACATCCAATTATCCAAATCGAATTCTACTACTCAGGCTGAAATATACCAAAAATGCCATGCAGACGTCTGTCGTATTGCGCAGCATGTATGTCCCAGCACGCTCAGGACAAATAAAAGATTCCCTGTTTTGGACAGCAAGGAATAGATCAACTATCGTAGATTGAACTCCAAAACAATCATTTCTGTATGTTCCAGATGCATTCAAAAGTAACTGGTGGTTCTCCACGGCTCCACTAATTATGAACCATATAATTGCACCACCAGAAAGCTAATCTAAAAGTACCATCAAGACATTGCATAAAAATGGTGTATGTCTCTTCATGATTACATAATTACCCTCCCCCTATTCAAACATTTCAGAAGAACCACCTTTCCTGTTCGGTCGTTCTACATGCCTTCAGAAACACAAATCCCCTTTGCAAGCAAAGCATGGATTGCAAAGAGAAGCATATTGACGATCTACCTATCTGCAAAATCGGTAGAAGGAATATCACAATTCCATGCGTAGGCCTCCTTTCACAAAATTCCCATTTCTGCATACCACTAACAGCGAAAATTCAGCCTCTGCAATGCTTAGGGTGCTCCGCCATGTGGCCACCCATGGCCAACAGTAGTTGCACCTCCATGTTAGATTCAGAGTGATCAAAGCAACTCACGGCGACACACCTAACCATCCCATCACGGTTGCTCAGTTAGCTCACGGAAATCGCCTATAACCAAAGAAACACCAACCCATAATCCTAGAGATACGAACTCGCCCAGGAACCCAGCAACGCCGAATCGGCCGCCCGAGGCGCCGTCCTCGGCTCGAACCTTAAACGAAGAAGACCACAAGCGCAGGATTGCTTGAAAGAAAGAACGGATGAATAGGGTGCAGCGAGCGAGACAGAGTGGCTGACATACCAGGGGAGAATTGGTCGTCGCCGGGAGGCGGGGAGGGCCGGCCTGGATGCGGCCGTGAATTCCGATGGGATCTGCGGGGTCCTCCCCTCAGgggggcggggggagggggACAGGAGAGCACGAGGGAATCCCGGGTCGCACCACGCTATAGGAACCAGGGGCAGACCGGAGCGGCGCCCCCGGGGGAGCGGAGCTTTATACTACCGCCTACTGCGCACGCGCTCTAATCATCAGTCCACTGCAGGCAGCCGCAGGCCGTGCCGTAGGCTGCAGGCAGGCCGCTCTCGGGACTCGGGGCGCGGTGCGGGAGCGCCCCGCGTCAGGGACTCGGGGCGTGGTcgcggccgcgcggcggccgcccgcgCGTCGCGACGCTGGGGGGACCGCGGAGCGGTGGGCATGGGGGGTGTGGCCGTGCGGGTTCGTTCGTCATGGTCCACTCCCCGCCCGCTCGGTCATTTCTTCCGGTTGCCTCGGCGTTGTCAAGAGAGTTGGGGACGGATGAGACCTCCCGCGGGCCCCGGGTGGGTTCCGTGGCGGCTcgtgcggccggccggcggcgatagGTAGGTGGACGCCCGGCTACAGTGTTGCGGCAGTGCTGGGCCCAACTCTTGGACGTGTTTGTgcggcggaaaaaggagcttgGTTTGTTTGGCCCAACATAGTAGGAATCGCGGAAAAAGGAATATGGCCCACGAAATCTAATGCTAGCTTGCAGCTCTCCATTGCGAAGGTGGGTGCAATCAAGAACAACTCCCCTGTGACGACTCCTGTTTTCGCGAGTGGACGACGAAATGACATGTTGTAGTTCTACTAGAGTAAAGTAGTATCTCGAGTAAATTTCACAAGGGGACAGGTCCACGTAGAAACTATTTGTCTCGCTTTTCATTTCACACAACAATTACCTTTTAGGCTCATCCTGAGCCTAATGGAATTCTGAGATAGAAGTATGATTGAAGTTGGGTTGATCACAATAGAATTCTGTAGCCAAGTTTTTCGTAAGTATTTTACCTTCGCAAGTACTGGCACGTTGGCACGTGTACAACTCGACTATAGTTCCTAGGATTTAGGGGAAAAAACCTATCAATTTTATGGAGTTCATTATTTCTATCTCATGCAAAAGAACAAGTTCTTTTTATGAGGAACAGTGGACCTTCTTAATCCTTTACTGGGCACAAGAAAAATGCGATGTGTCGAATCTTCTATTCTCGTATCGAAGTAAGGATCATTTTTCTTCTTACTTATTTGGTCAAAGatactatttattttttatttgggTCTACCTTTTGGACTTCCTTTGCTTAGGTACGGGCACCAGAGGGTAGAACTTATACAAAGTTTTGCATAAAAAATGTGTACCCTCCCATTGGAGGGTACTTTTGTTTTTAGGCTAGTTGAGTACTTTAGATTAAGATTTTAATAGTTTATGAAAACAATTAGCGGGGCGTTAATAATATGTTAATTTCGATGTACTTATCGAGTTGAATCCAAATAATGGTTGTACGTAAAGTGTTCTCCTTCACGGTAAACATAGTGCGGTCAAATTTTCACAACTTACATATAGCATGCATGGTCCAAGGATGCAAACCAACTTACATAGCATTCAGATGATGATATTCTGCACAATTCGACAAACAGAAGATCACCAGGGGAGTGCGATCGCAATTCATATCAGAGCCGAAGAGGAGACCACGTAAGGGTAGTGATGTGGTAATCCTACGCTCCTTCTGTCCTAGAATCCTAGTGGAAAAGGGTTTAACCATGATACCTGTTGGATGAGACATGAGAGTTGTCACGTCGTTttgggaagaggaggaagggaacctTCTTTTAGTGGAAGGCATTGAGAGatttagggcctgttcgcttcagcttattcagccggcttatcagccaccaaacagtgttttcctctcacaacaaatcagccatttcagctttttagccagcttataagctgaagcgaacaggcccttagtATGGATTACAGCCCATAATCATGCAACATTGTACCGATGGGGGCGCTTCTAGGGGCAGAGCCATACATTTACTTTCTTGTCGAGGAGGCCATACTAAATGCTGCATTTACCAACAATGCGAATATGAGATGAATTGATGGCCGCTCATGTGGAGACTGGAGCATGGACAATAAACTCCTTTGGCCAAAACGGAAATGGATGCTGGAGAACATGAAAGTAACTTTCGTGAGATCTGACCGAAGTCAGCTGGGGAAgtccctacctatttttttataattttttttattccaaacctGTTTAATTCGCTCCTATGGGGAGTCAAATCTGGATCTGCTAGGTGCTACTTAAGTGGTCTAACCACTATACTAGAGATCCTTTCGCAACTTCCCTGAGATCTGACTTGACGTGCACCGAGATACGTTATTGTCTTATTGATACCTTTCCACTTTCATGAATAATTGTTCTACATGTTCAAAAGTTACATTCGACGGCTGCACCGAGTGAGCATTTTCCTATTTTCCTCGATGAGTGTTCGTTCTGGTTCGGAAGTTAAAAGGATCTGTGTTCATTTCCTTATATTTAAACGTTTCCTTAATCACTCGCAACACCATTTTCAATTCTCGCAAGATTTGGTATCTACTCCAACATTCCATTTCCATTTTCCGGTTAATTATTTAAGTTAGCACAAATACACCAAACCTCCAATTCAAATATTGCCTTACAAGACACAAAAAACAATCACATGTTTCCTAGACAAACggggaaagaaaaacaaaaccctAGCGCCGTACTGCTGCGCCGCCGCAAAATCTCCCTGGTCTCTCCTGTCTCTGACCTGTAAACACCAGGATCTCCGGCTCCCCGCACTTCCCTCCATGCCCCTGcctctcctttctttcttgGTTCACAAGTCAATAGACCGGCGCGCGGCGCACGCCTCACCTACCCCCAGATCTCGCGCGACCATCGCAGCCGTCCACGTACACGCCCCGACCGTCGGATCGTGTACGCGCCGAGGTTCGGGTGTGCATGTACGAACGTGGTAACCGCGACCGAACGAAAAGGCAAGCAACCGCGGCCCGCGAGCTGTCCCGGGTCATATCCCTGATTCGCCCGTTCAAAGTTTTGCATTTCCAAACTCATCCCTGAGGGGGCCAAATGAATGAGTTCCTGCGGCCTGCGCCAGTGCgttccggcggtggcgcggcatTACGTTATTCCTCCTCCAATCGAGGGTTGAGGTGAAAAAATATCTACGCCGCAGGGGCCGCACCGGAAGGCTTCGTGCTGTACTCCACTACTATATTAGGCTCGCCCCGGAAGTCGAGGAGGCacctcgccaccgcccccgtccgccgccgcgtgtTTGGGAAGCGAGCAAACCGCTCCTCCCCACCCTCGCCGTACCATTGCCCCGCGCGAGCACCCCACGTCGACGCGATCCGAGAGAGTCCGGGCTGTTGCGAGCGAGCGATGGCGAGCAGCGGCTTGTCGCTGGTGCGCCgggccgccgaggccgtgcgcCGCACGCCGCGCTGGCAGAAGGGTCTCGTCGTCTTCGCCGTCGGGTGCGTCCAGCGTCTTCATCTCCCCTATGcgttcccttttttttctttttcgtcCCGCTGCTAGTCGATTGATCCGTGCATgtgcctcgccgtcgtcgtggtGCATTCTGCCAACCCTTTGCAGTTCGAGGCAGGGGGCAACAGAATTAAGGAGAGTTTATTGTTTATTGCGGCCGGTCGatagaattttgaattgcttCGATATGGGacgttttactccgaaactctGTTACGGCATCGTAGATCTCTTCGTTTGTTAAAACCACACTGCGTTGATGCATACTGTCTGACCTTGCTAGATGTGTTTTACGGCCTGATAAATTAGTAGATGTATCTAACCATCGTGCTGCGTGTTATATTCGGGTGTTGCAAaataattttgtgatttttaatAGGCAAATTACTTGAATAGCCCCGTACTTGGTGAGTGTCAATCTTAGAGGAGTATACTTACTAGACCAGGCAGTAAGTGTTCTAGGTATTTAAGTTGATCACAGTGTCTACCTTATGCTGATGACAATGTGACTGCCGTATTTGCACTGCAATGCTATGTGTATGTGCTTTGGTCATCTAGATATGAGATGGTAGAAGATGAAATTATTCTTACTTTTTTAGTTCATATACCCGGAATGTGGTTCTAATTATGCAGCTGTAGTTCTGTACAATATGCTTGTTCATTATGCTATTTGATCAGTAAAGTAGCTAAGATTTTTCAGCAGTTCACAATTGCTGTCTTGTGCTGCATGATGTCCTTCAGAAaataatatttagtcattgtgTATTAAAATACTTTTATGAATCCCAGAAGTGGCTATTTGTAAATATATCCAGAAATAGTGTAAGAAACTTCACTTTAGATGTTACTGCAACCATACAAGGGTCATTCACTCTTTTACTTCAGCTTACGTGCTATTCTTTCACTTATACTCTTTCAGGACTGACACACTTCTGTCGTTAACCTTTTGTAGAGCTGGCACCTTAACTTATGCTTGTCAAGATAATCAGGTTCTTCAAGTTTGTGATGGGACCGGAAACAAGAAGAAGGTGGTTATCCTTGGAACTGGGTGGGCAGGTGCAAGTTTCTTGAGAAATATTGACACATCCTTGTATGATGTCCATGTGGTATCACCTCGCAACTACTTCACCTTCACTCCCTTGTTGCCAAGCGTGACATGTGGCACAGTTGAAGCACGTAGTATTGTGGAGCCAGTTCGCAATATTGTGAGAAAGGTATCTCCCTAGTACTAATAGGGAATATGCTCTAAATTATAGCACTTATCGCTGATTGTCGAATTGTGTTTAGTAGTATATATGATACTGATGTCTGTATATCATTCTGTAGAGAAATGGTGCATTCCGGTTTTGGGAAGCCGAGTGCTTCCAGATTGATCCAACAAACAAAAAGGTCCACTGCAGATCAGATGTTGGGACAAACATTGATGGAAACGGTGAATTTTCTGTGGATTATGATTACCTGATTGTCAGTGTTGGGGCTAGACCTAATACATTCAACACCCCAGGTGTTACTGAGAATTGCCATTTCCTAAAGGTAAGTACCATGTAAGGTCTAGTGAAGCAATGAAGTCCCCACATTTGAATCAGTGAATAAAGCTACTTTAGAAACAATTTACCACCTTTTTGTTGATGCCAACATTACCTTGGGTACAAACTTTCTTATGTGCCTTGGTGTACCTGCTGCTTTGTGTATCCGTTGTCTCATACCATACCATGTCAAGTTAATAACTTGGTGCAACCAGGCTATATTGTTTTCAATCAATGTGTTCCTTGGGCTGCTGCAGTTGGATAGCAGATTCGGTCTATCTTCATCATAATTTATTGTTTTATTTCTCTTGATGTAATATGTGTTTAATGGTGCAAACATTTTCTATATATTTTGTACAATGCAATGCCTTTTGATAGAGCGTCACTATTGTAGGAAGTAGAAGATGCTCAAAATATCAGGAAGAGTGTCTTGAAATGTTTTGAAAGAGCCTCCCTTCCAAACCTTTCTGAGGAAGAGCGGAAGAAGAATCTTCACTTTGTCGTTATTGGTGGAGGCCCAACGGGGGTAGAATTTGCTGCAGAGTTGCATGATTTTGTGAATGAAGACTTGGCAAAGTTGTATCCTGATGTAAATAAGTATGTGAACATTTCAGTAATTGAAGCAGGTGGTCATATCCTTACAATGTAAGTCCATTCAATGGTTTGTACCCCTTCCATGTCTACTTCCATCAATCTAGTTAACCCATGGCTATAATGTGGAGACACCAAATGAACttctttcctcttttcttttccatAAAGAACAAAAGGTGTTTCTTAAAATTTGGTGTCACGTATTTGATGCTTTTTATTGCGGCATTTCTTATGTTTATGCAGTTAATATGAGAGGTTCGAAAAATATCTTGTCAATAACAGTTTATATGCTTATTAATGCACCTTTTGCCTCCTGATATCACGTCTGTTGCGATCTTTTTACAATATATTTCATGATTTGTTTAGGTTCGACAAAAGAATCACCCAATTTGCAGAAGAGAAGTTCAAGAGGGATGGTATAGATTTGAAGACAAATTTTAAGGTCGTGAAGGTAGACCATAAGGATATTACCATGACCAATCCTGCAACTGGAGAGGTTGCTGTTCCTTATGGGATGGCTGTTTGGACAACTGGAATTGGAACCCGTCCCATCATTATGGATTTCATGAAGCAAGTTGGTCAGGTATATCTCATTTCCTCCATCCAGGAGTGAAAAATGTATTTCGTTGTATCCACTTGTAAATAAGTATCACTACAACTGTTGCAGGAGAACCGGCGTGCGCTAGCTACTGATGAGTGGCTCAGGGTTCAAGGGTGTGAGGATGTATATGCACTTGGTGATTGCGCAACGATAGCTCAAAGAAAAGTTATGGTATGTTCATGATACTCTTTTTTTAAACATCATGTTACTCGTACCAGATAACCACATCATGGTTTGACACTTATATTTAGCAGAATCACTATTCATTGCCTTTTTCTTTCAGTTCAAAATTACACCTGTGTCTAGCTTGTTCTGGAAAAACGACAATTATGTGTATCAGCCTTACTTTTTATAACCTGTGTCTAATTTGCTCTACCAAAAATATCTGGTTTTTTCACACATGAGAAGAACCAATTAGAAATGTGTTATTGCTTTTAGTCTGAGTTACATACTGCCAGGTTTTCAATTTCAGGTTCAGTTATACTTTAATCTGTTGTTAGATGCTTCATCAACAAGGCCATGTTGATTCCTACTCTGTGATTAACTCTAGATATTGCTGTTTTGTAAATACATTGTATATTGTACAAACTAAATTTCTTGTCATCTATGTGCTTATATATTCAGTGGGCTGTATTAATGGATTTTCAGGAAGTGGCTGTTTTTCGATCAACTAGCATCTGTTTAGAGTGTTCTTAGTTCTTACATATTTATTTgtaaaaaataatattttcaGGAAGATGTTGCTGCCATATTCCGAGTAGCAGACAAGGATAATTCCGGCACTTTAACTGTGAAGGAAATAAAAGATGTTCTTGGAGACATCTGTGAGAGATACCCACAAGTGGAGTTGTATCTTAAATCCAACCAAATGAAAGGCTTCCATGATCTACTCAAGAACTCGGATGGCAACTCCAAGGAGTTGAAAGAACTGGACATCGAGCAGTTCAAAAAGGCCCTTgctcaagttgattctcaagTCAAGATGCTCCCAGCAACAGCTCAGGTAATTCATATGTAGCATTACAGCCGAGTAACTCGTATTCCAGAGTGGCAAGATAACTTCTGCGCTCTTTGTGCTGACATTCTATATCGATGCTTGTTGGTGCTTCAGGTTGCTGCTCAAGAGGGATCATATCTAGCTAATTGTTTCAACAGAATGAAGATTTGTGAAGAAAACCCTGAGGGTCCTGTAAGAATCAGAGGTGCAGGGCGTCATCGGTTCAAACCCTTCAGGTCTGTTTTCCATGCTTGTTATATGTATCTGCAACAGAAACTGCTCAATTATTCGAAATTACAAAATCCTGTTGAAACATAAATGTAATTTTGTTGTTGTATTTGATGTACAAGGTGCACAAATGGCGTATATTTATTGGCACGTGTAACTAGATGTTACTACCGTTTGCGTGGCTACGAATGATTATCCAGACTTCACTAATCTGTTATCCTGTGACCTACAGGTACAGGCATCTTGGCCAATTTGCTCCACTGGGTGGAGAGCAAACAGCTTATCAGTTGCCGGGTGATTGGGTACATGTTGGCCACAGCACTCAATGGCTGTGGTATTCTGCTTATGCAAGGTATAGATCTCACCATTCTGTATGCTTTTTGCTCTGGCCCTCAGACACATCTGATTGAATGCTGGTTTTGATGGTCGTTTGCTCTTTGTTAAATACAGCATGCAATTCAGCTGGCGCACAAGGATGCTGGTCGTTTCAGATTGGGGGAGGCGGTTCATCTTTGGAAGGGACTCCAGCAGCCTATAGATTCGAATCGGCTGATTCCTTGGTTCATCTCCTACCTAATTCCAGATGCTGCTACTTGCATCAGTTTTGCTGTCCCGCTATTTTCTAAGCTTAGCCTAGCAAGGTTTTTGATACCCAATTTTGTCCTTGACAGTTCTTTTGTTACCATGCGATCCACTATGACTGGTTCGGAGAGTATTTCTGGTCTTACTTGGGATATATGTTTATTGCTTTCGATATAGTGCCATATGGGTTTTAGTATGTGCATGTTCCGCTTCGTTCTTTTCATCCTGAGTTCTGTTGCCTACATGTCTGGTTAATTAGGTTTTGTAAATTTGCAAGCATGGAACAATTGGATAGGCCTCTTAAGTTGCTGCGCATGCTTAGTAAATAGGATTTAATAGTGTTAACCACACATCACGGGCCATGTGTAAAGCCATTAAAGCAGTGCACCTGGAGCTCCATCTCCAAGGCTCGAGTTCAATCTCACATTCACTTACGAGTAGTGCACACGCGGCCGTTCCTGTCACGCATGCGCGCATCTCTGTCACTCACAGCAGATCGTCCTGGTTGGGCTTGGGCGAGGTGAG
This window encodes:
- the LOC101761251 gene encoding probable 1-acyl-sn-glycerol-3-phosphate acyltransferase 5, giving the protein MNGSNGSQEHHVSGEEEVHHVSRPILNNGPKHRPLTPMRQCRGVACVAVILSTAFLLIVYLAPITTFVVRLFSVHYSRKATSFLFGMWLSLWPFLFEKINKTKVVFSGENVIPKRRVLIFANHRTEVDWMYLWDLALRKGHLGYIKYILKSSLMKLPIFSWAFHIFEFIPVERKWEIDEAIIQNKLSKFKNPRDPIWLAVFPEGTDYTEKKCIKSQEYASEHGLPKLEHVLLPKTKGFICCLQQLRSSLDAVYDVTIAYKHRLPDFLDNVYGVDPSEVHIHIRTIQLSDIPTSEDEITEWMIERFRQKDQLLSDFFAKGHFPDEGTEGDLSTPKCLANVFVIVGLTGICLYLTLFSSVWFKIYVVASCAYLSFVTYYSVLPPQLVGSPEGGVKAKKAV
- the LOC101761906 gene encoding external alternative NAD(P)H-ubiquinone oxidoreductase B3, mitochondrial, whose amino-acid sequence is MASSGLSLVRRAAEAVRRTPRWQKGLVVFAVGAGTLTYACQDNQVLQVCDGTGNKKKVVILGTGWAGASFLRNIDTSLYDVHVVSPRNYFTFTPLLPSVTCGTVEARSIVEPVRNIVRKRNGAFRFWEAECFQIDPTNKKVHCRSDVGTNIDGNGEFSVDYDYLIVSVGARPNTFNTPGVTENCHFLKEVEDAQNIRKSVLKCFERASLPNLSEEERKKNLHFVVIGGGPTGVEFAAELHDFVNEDLAKLYPDVNKYVNISVIEAGGHILTMFDKRITQFAEEKFKRDGIDLKTNFKVVKVDHKDITMTNPATGEVAVPYGMAVWTTGIGTRPIIMDFMKQVGQENRRALATDEWLRVQGCEDVYALGDCATIAQRKVMEDVAAIFRVADKDNSGTLTVKEIKDVLGDICERYPQVELYLKSNQMKGFHDLLKNSDGNSKELKELDIEQFKKALAQVDSQVKMLPATAQVAAQEGSYLANCFNRMKICEENPEGPVRIRGAGRHRFKPFRYRHLGQFAPLGGEQTAYQLPGDWVHVGHSTQWLWYSAYASMQFSWRTRMLVVSDWGRRFIFGRDSSSL